The genomic stretch GCTTGGGCGCCCCCATCAAAGCGCGCGCGATGGCCACCATCTGCTGCTGGCCACCGCTGAAGGATTTTGCATGTGTTGAGAGGCGATCCCGCAGCTCCGGGAAAAGCTCAAGGACACGGTCAAAATCTTTGGCGACCTGTTGGCGATCAGTACGCGCGTAAGCGCCGAGTTCGAGGTTTTCGCGCAGGGTCATTTCACCGAACAGCCGTCGTCCCTCAGGCACAATGCCAAGGCCGGCGCGGACCATCTGGTCGGGGCGACTCCGGGTGCAATCTGCGCCGTTGAAAGACACCGAACCGGCCGTCGATTGTATCAGACCGCCGATGACTTTGATCAGGGTCGATTTGCCCGCGCCATTGGCCCCGATCAGCGTGACGACGCTCCCACGTTCCACTGTGATGGCGACATCGTGCAGAACGGGCACGGTACCGTAGCCCGCATCCAAGCCGGAAATTTCGAGTGTAGGGGCGTCAAGAGGCATTGGCTTGTCCCAGATAGGCTTCGATGACTTTTGGGTTATTCTGAATCTCCGCGGGATTGCCGGAAGCCAAGAATTCCCCATGGTGAAGTACGTGAATACGGTCGCAGATCTTCATCACCGCCTTCATGTTGTGTTCCACCAACAGGATCGCGCGGCCATCCGACTCGCGGTAGCCGTTGAGCACCCGAAGAACGGTCGTGACTTCGGTTTCGTTGAGGCCTGTCAGCGGCTCGTCAAGGCAGAGAAGTTTTGGTGCCGCAGCAATCGAGATGGCGATGCTGACGAGCCGCTGAAGCCCGTGCGGTAGGTTTCCAGCGATTTCGTCTAACATCTCGGTCAGCCCGAGCAGGTCCGCCGCTTCGCGAACCTTCGCGATGCGATTGCCGGGCGCGATCCGAGCTAGGGTGCCTAACCGGATATTGTCGCGCACGCTCATGTTGCGCACGTAACTTCCGTGCTGGAAGGTCCGCACCAGGCCTGCTTGGCTCGCCGCCCCGGCCTTGCCGCCTGGCAGGGCTTTGCCCGCGAAGGTAACCTTGCCAGAGGTTGGCGCGAGGAAGCCGCTGATGACATTAAAGGTGGTGCTTTTTCCGGCGCCGTTCGGCCCAATGAGGCCAAAGATCTCTCCCGGCCGGACCTCCAGATCGAGATCCTTGACCGCCACCAAACCGCCGAAGCGGCGACTGACCGCCTCGACTTGGAGGAGTGATTGCATCTCAATGGACATTGGCGTCGACTCCCCGTTTAAAAGGGTTGCCGAGAAATCGCAGCTTCCCCAGAGTTCCCAGGACGCCTTTCGGCATCAGCAGTACCGCGACGATAATCGCCCCGCCGTAGAGGAAATGCTCATCGCCCCCCAGACCTAGCGCGTAGCTCGACAACGCGACGAGCAAGATCGCACCGACGATTGGACCGAGGAAGTGGTCCTCGCCGCCGACCTTGACATATGCGAGCGCGAAGGCAGCCAGCAGGTAACTGAAATCGCCAGGGCTGATGACACTGTTCACGAAGGCGTGCAGCCCGCCCGCGACCCCAGCGGCGAAACAGGCGCCAGAGATGGCGACAACCTTGCAAAGATAGGTATTGATGCCAACGCTGCGGGCAACGTCCTCGTTCTCGCGTATTGCGAACAGGATGCGGCCGAAGTCGGAATGCTCAGCGATGTAAAAGGCCAGAAGCAGCAGCACAACCACACTCATTACGATGAAGGGCATCCAGTCGTCGAGGGCCCGTGCCGGGAAAATTCCGATCATACCGGAAGTGCCCCCGAGCGCATCGAATTTCGAATAGGCGACCCGCACGGCCTCGGCGAAGGCGAAACCGATCAGCAGGAAGTACGGACCTTTGGCGCGAAGCGTGATCGCCCCGAAGACCGCACTTGCCAGCGCCGTGACAAGGCCCGCAGATAGTACGGCAACTCCGAATGGCACGCCGAGCGCTGTGTTGAGGTACCCAGCGCAATAGGCGCCGATGCCTGTGAACGCTGCAAGGGCAAAATTAAGTTCGCCCATCAGCATTACGAAGCGCAGGCTGCTGGCCAGAAGGGCGCTGATTGCCATAAGGTTCAGTACGCTGCGCAAATAGAAATCCTGCAACAGCAGCGACACCAGCAGTGCCCCGCCCGCGAACAGTACAAAGAGACCAGGATTGATACGTTTATCCACGTCCGAGCACCCCTTTTGGCCAGAACAGCAGTACGATGATCACCATTCCAAAGATCGCAAGCGTTGCGTAGGAGGAATCGAGGTAATAACTGCCGAAGGTTTCGATTGAAGCTACAAAAAGACTGCCGAGGATCGCTCCGGGCACGCTGCCCAGCCCGCCGATGATTACAGCGATAAACCCTTTGATCAGGTAGTCAGTGCCGATGACCGGCGAGACGATGGTGACCGGGGCAAGTAACACTCCGGCAACAGCCGCCAACAGTGAGGCAATCATGAAGCCAAGAAATGCGATACGTGAATAGGGCACACCCACCATCATCGCTGCCTCGTGATCGTACGAAACAGCACGCAAGGCCTTTCCCAGCTTCGTGTGGCTAAGTGTCCAATAGAGCGTCGCTGCCATAACCAAGGCAACCGCACAAAGAAAAAGTCGCTGAACAGTGATCTGTGCGCCCGCAATTGACACCCTGCCGGGAAAGATCTCGGGAACGCCGCGTACTGCGCCGCCGAAGACATGCAACAGCACCCCATCGAGCAGTAAAACAAGGCCGATTGATAGGATGAAGGAGCCTACGAGATCGCGCTGGAAATAGCGGAAGCCGAATAAATAAATCAGCGCGCCAAGGCCGAGCGCCGCTACGATTCCGGCCAGCGAGGCCAGAATGTAGGCGATCGGGGCGGATAGGCCGCCCTCGACTAGTGACGGCAGAAAATAGGCGACGGTCAGGGCAGCGACCGCGAAGATGTGGCCGTGAACGAAATTCACGATCCGCATGACGCCAAAGATCAGAGTCAATCCTAACGAGAAAAGGATATAGACTGCTCCGATCTGAAGCGCTGTTGCGCCAAGTTGAATTAAGGTTTGCATTGGATAATCCCTGTTGTCCTGACGTCGCCCCAGTTCACGGAGTCAGCCGTGCGACTTCGACGAGAACACCGTCCGTAACCTGAGTGACGATAATCGGCAGTCGCATCTGTTGATTGCGACCGTAAAGCTCTTCACCGTAGAAGCCGACCTCCTGGCCGTAGAAGCTCTGGAAGGTCACCTCCGGCAGCACCTCGGCCACAGCTTTCGGATCCACGCTTCCGGCCATTTCCATTGCGGCCTTCAGGGCGTAGAGGGAATCGTAGAAGCCGATCTGCACGGCGTTGAGCGATTCCCCGATCTCTGCCTTGGCCCGATCATTGATCGCCTTTTGATGGTCGGTCACATTGTCGCCGTCGAAGGTGACACCGGCCCCCATATAGACGCCTTCTGCGGCACCCCCGCCGGTCGCCTTCAACCCGTCAGCCCCGGTGCCTACTTCGACCACCTTGACGCCACTCCAGCCGATAACGTCGAGTTCCTTGAAGATCGCACCGGCATCGGCGGGCGGTGTCGCGCCCAGATCGATGATCGCCGGATTCAGCGATGCGAGGCGCGCGGCAATGGGCTGGAATTCGGTGGTCCCGCGCTCGTAGAAATCGCTGCTGGCAACCTTGACACCGTTCTCTTGCCAGACTTTGCCCCCGAGTGCTTCGGTTTCCTGTCCGGTCGCGTCGTTGGGATTCAGCATCGCAACGGATTTGGCCTCCGGATATTTATCCGCGATATAGCCGATTAGCAGCGGTAGGATCTCGCCCGGCGTGTTCATCTGGGTGAAGGTCATTGGGTGGTCCATACCCTTGAGACTGGCTCCCCATGCGACTGTAAAGACCAGCACGCCCTGGCGCTCAGCCAGCGATTGCAGCGCTTGTACCGGCGCGGTGCCGAGACTACCGCCGATGAACTTGACGCCCTCGCGGTTCAGCAGGGCTTGCGCGACCTTGGTGCCCTCGGCGGCGTTGTACTTGTTGTCATAGGGCAGACATTCGAAATTGTATGTCTCGCCATCGACCGAAACGCCGCCGCTTTCACGGATCTCCTCCGCAGCGGTTTCACACAGGAACTCGGCGCCCTTGCCCCAGACCGCTGCCGCACCGGACAGTGGCACCGAAAGGCCTAACTTGATAATTTCCTCGGCCTGGGCTGCAGTGGCCAGAATTCCTGTGAGCGCGACAATCGCTGTTCCCGTCTTTAGTCTTGTCTTAATCATCATTCTTATCCTCCATTTGATGATATTGGTTCTTGATCTGAAGGCCGGACCCTCAGGTCGGCAGCTCTCCCAACTCCCGCATGATCTCGTCGTTATGTTCGCCCAATTGTGGGGCAGGGCGGGGGCCCGTCGTCCCGGCGAGCTGCGCCAACGGAGCGACGACCGGAACGTCGCGCGCCGCGGGGTAAGAGAAGTAGCCTCCGTTCTGCAGCTCCGCCGATTGCAATGCCTCCGCCGCGCTGAGAATCGGCACGCAGGGAATGCGCATTTCCGTCAGGCTCGCCAGAATTTCGGCGGAGCTTCGTATGCGGCACCATTCCGCGACAATCTCACTGAGTGCGGCACCGTTCTCGCCGCGCGCGATGTCGCTGGCGTATTCGGGCCGACCGACGAGGTCGGGGCGTCCAATCCGTTCGGCAAACCGGGCAAACATCATGTCGCCGATGACCTGGATCATGACCCATCCGTCCGCTGAACGGAACGCGTCGGAAGGCCCGGATATCGGGGAACGGTTGCCAGTGGCCGCGCGTTCGCGCGTTCCTGTGGCAGCCTCGATTAGGATGGGGTTCATGATCGCAAGCGCATTCTGCAGTAGCGAGGTTTCGACCTGCTGTCCCTTGCCTGTCCGCATGTGACGAATGATTGCGGCAAGCGTCGCATATGCTGCGGCAATGCCAGTGCTGTAGTCGACATAGGAAACTGCTGCACGAGTGGGCATGGCACCGTCGCCGGTGATATGCATCGCTCCGCTCAATGCCTGTCCCGTTCCGTCAAAGCCGGTCAGGTTGCGGCTCGCTCCGATCGTCGAATAAGCCGAAATGGTGGTGAGGATAATGTCTGGCTTGAGGGCCCGCAGCTCGTCATAGCTCAGGCCGGCCTTGGTCAGTTGGGCGGGCGGCATGTTAACGATCACAACATCCGAAACCATGACCAGGGCTCGCAGCACTGATGACTCGTTTGGATCGCGAAAGTCGATCGCGAGAGATCGTTTTCCGCGGTTCATCTGAGCATAGAGCGCCCCATCGCGGTC from Antarctobacter heliothermus encodes the following:
- a CDS encoding ABC transporter ATP-binding protein, with the protein product MPLDAPTLEISGLDAGYGTVPVLHDVAITVERGSVVTLIGANGAGKSTLIKVIGGLIQSTAGSVSFNGADCTRSRPDQMVRAGLGIVPEGRRLFGEMTLRENLELGAYARTDRQQVAKDFDRVLELFPELRDRLSTHAKSFSGGQQQMVAIARALMGAPKLLLLDEPTIGLAPVVVDRVAALIQEISEFGVDILLIEQNAEVALTIADFGYVLENGRVVMADNAKALLVNPEVRLAYLGV
- a CDS encoding ABC transporter ATP-binding protein, which translates into the protein MEMQSLLQVEAVSRRFGGLVAVKDLDLEVRPGEIFGLIGPNGAGKSTTFNVISGFLAPTSGKVTFAGKALPGGKAGAASQAGLVRTFQHGSYVRNMSVRDNIRLGTLARIAPGNRIAKVREAADLLGLTEMLDEIAGNLPHGLQRLVSIAISIAAAPKLLCLDEPLTGLNETEVTTVLRVLNGYRESDGRAILLVEHNMKAVMKICDRIHVLHHGEFLASGNPAEIQNNPKVIEAYLGQANAS
- a CDS encoding branched-chain amino acid ABC transporter permease, with the translated sequence MDKRINPGLFVLFAGGALLVSLLLQDFYLRSVLNLMAISALLASSLRFVMLMGELNFALAAFTGIGAYCAGYLNTALGVPFGVAVLSAGLVTALASAVFGAITLRAKGPYFLLIGFAFAEAVRVAYSKFDALGGTSGMIGIFPARALDDWMPFIVMSVVVLLLLAFYIAEHSDFGRILFAIRENEDVARSVGINTYLCKVVAISGACFAAGVAGGLHAFVNSVISPGDFSYLLAAFALAYVKVGGEDHFLGPIVGAILLVALSSYALGLGGDEHFLYGGAIIVAVLLMPKGVLGTLGKLRFLGNPFKRGVDANVH
- a CDS encoding branched-chain amino acid ABC transporter permease, yielding MQTLIQLGATALQIGAVYILFSLGLTLIFGVMRIVNFVHGHIFAVAALTVAYFLPSLVEGGLSAPIAYILASLAGIVAALGLGALIYLFGFRYFQRDLVGSFILSIGLVLLLDGVLLHVFGGAVRGVPEIFPGRVSIAGAQITVQRLFLCAVALVMAATLYWTLSHTKLGKALRAVSYDHEAAMMVGVPYSRIAFLGFMIASLLAAVAGVLLAPVTIVSPVIGTDYLIKGFIAVIIGGLGSVPGAILGSLFVASIETFGSYYLDSSYATLAIFGMVIIVLLFWPKGVLGRG
- a CDS encoding ABC transporter substrate-binding protein, whose amino-acid sequence is MMIKTRLKTGTAIVALTGILATAAQAEEIIKLGLSVPLSGAAAVWGKGAEFLCETAAEEIRESGGVSVDGETYNFECLPYDNKYNAAEGTKVAQALLNREGVKFIGGSLGTAPVQALQSLAERQGVLVFTVAWGASLKGMDHPMTFTQMNTPGEILPLLIGYIADKYPEAKSVAMLNPNDATGQETEALGGKVWQENGVKVASSDFYERGTTEFQPIAARLASLNPAIIDLGATPPADAGAIFKELDVIGWSGVKVVEVGTGADGLKATGGGAAEGVYMGAGVTFDGDNVTDHQKAINDRAKAEIGESLNAVQIGFYDSLYALKAAMEMAGSVDPKAVAEVLPEVTFQSFYGQEVGFYGEELYGRNQQMRLPIIVTQVTDGVLVEVARLTP
- a CDS encoding CaiB/BaiF CoA transferase family protein — translated: MERSIDPAEPILAGLRVLDFGRYIAAPLCAALLADLGADVIRVEPVSGASDRDVMPLGPDRDGALYAQMNRGKRSLAIDFRDPNESSVLRALVMVSDVVIVNMPPAQLTKAGLSYDELRALKPDIILTTISAYSTIGASRNLTGFDGTGQALSGAMHITGDGAMPTRAAVSYVDYSTGIAAAYATLAAIIRHMRTGKGQQVETSLLQNALAIMNPILIEAATGTRERAATGNRSPISGPSDAFRSADGWVMIQVIGDMMFARFAERIGRPDLVGRPEYASDIARGENGAALSEIVAEWCRIRSSAEILASLTEMRIPCVPILSAAEALQSAELQNGGYFSYPAARDVPVVAPLAQLAGTTGPRPAPQLGEHNDEIMRELGELPT